A single window of Anopheles moucheti chromosome 2, idAnoMoucSN_F20_07, whole genome shotgun sequence DNA harbors:
- the LOC128309882 gene encoding uncharacterized protein CG43867: protein MDLATILLLLETPPPKGGYHNFLIEHLSGGTGTTSSAGASPAHKRLSPTPGPGTVAASSARSTPIAGRKLGHHQHLLVRAKNYYCSNPMLNNSTNLYCNLDMESLEEMLKKLSELEQRVIEAEERADEAEDKVRAMEQRLCDWPKSQNLTGPSPSPSSNPAVAAGAQQSIAAAGTGPTGHGGTDPPKGTDPVKISQLESAIEEQKQLRLQDARQVGAKAAKIKEWVTNKLRELEEQNQLLREQNIKCNQQLELLRNHIATQSTRHSSVAPTQPVRTSLSLDVQDVKRRSGRRRSESLDPPEHRSLHAGSSGSGSHHHPHHHHHHHHHHRRNLSMEPQELARDLAAAVDGLNLLPLSQQQPHQTAAQPQTSAAMAHHHQHHPPHHQHPAPPPPGVGVSPGSDIDAVHDYAEIYTPSREKAPAWLKGLPSGGSSTTTSDSVADLGTPRPPTPPLHRFPSWEAKIYQVANDGLAGAGSSNGVGEENESQDQESGSGMTSSVGGVNSRSQTVSGGYCDISVPVYATVKGRASQIRSMPFTGDSSDDSSDGEDGHGAMLTCATSTHNSHNSTSTDNTETSTSGSASSPSKSLKTSSSLSPAKRSGSESPKNKGRGLSDDYAIPPDAVSTVDTTCMDASMPSLLMRTSYADSPNKKMETLEKVGHLAKLGGKLKTWRKRWFVLKNGTLTYWKSQHDVNRKPQGQIALDEACRINRADGASTFEIDTGKKVYYLTADSNATMDDWIRVLQNVQRRNATKLLLSRDDQKPTVQGWVTKVKNGHAKKCWCVLLGKMFLYFKAPGETNPLGQINMRDARVEEVEHVSDSDSEEREDPAQSQARLTVAIYPQQQGVGPTYLILPGKQERDNWLYHLTVVSGGGPNAGTQYEQLIQKLMETDGDPNCVLWRHPILLHTKDNITSPLTSLHSETLQAEAIKLFKSCQLFLSVAVNQPGIDYHVVLAQNALQQCLDMPELQSELICALIKQTSRHTGQKLGVGVQVNKKLAKPARAPTVPPIDCKSNPPTYTFIQGWQLLALAVSLFVPKNSRLLWYLKLHLSRNADSKTECGKYAAYCERALERTMQNGGRETKPSRMEVLSILLKNPYHHSLPHAIPVHMMNATYQVVSFDGSTTIEEFHCTLAQEIGCRDSTNGFTLFSDDPIEKDLEHYLDPQAKLCDVISKWETALREKGSGKFENSRVIQLTYKNRLYWKHAAKLETEKERLLLCYQVNLQVVQGRFPLSRDLALELASLMAQIDMGDYSSDKSKTNSLQALDKFYPYRYRDALNQDGLKELQDLLSAKWALLRGRSILDCVRIYLTCARKWPFFGAALFQAKPRHSDQAMAWLAVSEDALSVLELSSMATIARYPYSSVMTFGGCQDDFMLVVSAEDTLQSVNNEQKLLFAMSKPKILEITLLIADYMNALGHTLPGTPQMNTLTRNGSHRSIRSRALPGSLTGTPAHNTLNSHATHANNTLTSHSHTLNSHVSHTLSSHGQPDILKSTPDHQRLK, encoded by the exons GTGCGGGCCATGGAGCAACGACTGTGTGACTGGCCCAAGTCACAGAACTTAACCGGGCCGTCACCATCACCGAGCAGCAATCCAGCCGTAGCGGCAGGTGCGCAGCAATCGATCGCGGCTGCTGGAACGGGACCGACGGGACACGGCGGTACCGACCCACCGAAAGGTACCGATCCGGTGAAGATCAGTCAGCTCGAGTCGGCCATCGAGGAGCAGAAGCAGCTGCGCCTACAGGACGCCCGGCAGGTCGGTGCCAAGGCGGCCAAAATTAAGGAGTGGGTCACGAACAAACTGCGCGAACTCGAGGAGCAAAACCAGCTGCTGCGCGAGCAGAACATCAAGTGCAACCAGCAGCTGGAGTTGCTGCGCAACCACATTGCCACGCAGAGTACCCGCCACAGTAGCGTCGCTCCAACGCAACCGGTCCGGACCAGCCTGAGCTTGGACGTGCAGGACGTCAAGCGACGGAGTGGCCGAAGGCGTAGCGAATCGCTTGACCCACCCGAACACCGGTCCCTGCACGCCGGTAGCTCCGGTTCCGGCTCGCACCATCATccccaccatcaccaccaccaccaccatcaccatcggcGCAATCTGTCGATGGAACCGCAGGAGCTGGCCCGTGACTTGGCGGCGGCCGTCGATGGTTTGAACCTGCTGCCGCTGagccagcagcaaccgcaccAGACGGCGGCACAGCCCCAAACTTCCGCTGCGATGgcccaccatcatcagcatcacccGCCGCACCACCAACATCCGGCCCCACCGCCACCGGGCGTGGGCGTTAGCCCCGGCTCGGACATAGACGCCGTACACGACTACGCCGAAATCTACACACCTTCGCGCGAGAAAGCTCCGGCGTGGTTAAAGGGTCTTCCCAGTGGTGGATCGAGTACCACCACCTCCGATTCGGTGGCAGATCTCGGTACGCCACGACCTCCCACACCACCGCTACACCGATTCCCGAGCTGGGAGGCCAAAATCTATCAGGTCGCTAACGATGGACTGGCTGGGGCGGGCAGTAGCAATGGTGTGGGAGAGGAAAACGAATCCCAAGACCAAGAGTCCGGTTCCGGCATGACGTCCAGTGTTGGTGGTGTCAACTCACGCTCGCAAACCGTGTCCGGTGGCTACTGTGATATCAGCGTACCGGTGTACGCCACCGTTAAAGGG CGTGCATCACAAATCCGTTCAATGCCATTCACCGGCGATTCCAGCGATGACAGCAGTGACGGCGAGGATGGACACGGTGCGATGCTAACCTGTGCAACCTCGACGCACAACTCGCACAACTCTACCAGCACGGACAACACGGAGACGAGCACGTCCGGCAGTGCCTCTAGTCCCTCGAAGAGCCTCAAAACCTCCTCTAGTCTCAGTCCGGCCAAACGTTCCGGCTCGGAAAGTCCAAAGAACAAAGGCCGTG GCCTCTCGGATGACTATGCCATCCCACCGGATGCAGTTTCAACGGTCGATACGACCTGCATGGACGCATCGATGCCATCGTTGCTGATGCGCACCTCGTACGCCGACTCGCCCAACAAGAAGATGGAAACGCTCGAAAAGGTGGGCCATCTGGCGAAGCTGGGCGGCAAGCTGAAGACGTGGCGCAAACGGTGGTTCGTCCTGAAGAACGGTACGCTAACGTACTGGAAGAGCCAGCACGACGTCAACCGGAAACCGCAGGGTCAGATTGCACTGGACGAAGCGTGCCGCATTAACCGGGCCGACGGTGCATCAACGTTCGAGATCGATACCGGCAAGAAGGTGTACTATCTGACGGCCGATTCGAACGCCACCATGGACGACTGGATACGGGTGCTGCAGAATGTACAGCGAAGGAACGCCACCAAGCTGCTGCTCAGCCGTGACGATCAGAAACCCACGGTACAGGGCTGGGTGACGAAGGTGAAGAACGGGCACGCCAAGAAGTGTTGGTGTGTGCTGCTGGGGAAGATGTTCCTTTACTTTAAAGCACCCGGCGAAACG AATCCTCTGGGCCAAATTAATATGCGCGATGCTCGCGTCGAGGAGGTGGAGCATGTGTCCGACTCGGACTCGGAAGAACGAGAAGATCCCGCACAAAGCCAGGCGCGACTCACGGTTGCCATCTATCCTCAGCAGCAAGGCGTG GGTCCAACGTACTTGATACTGCCCGGTAAGCAGGAACGCGATAACTGGCTCTATCACTTGACGGTCGTATCGGGTGGTGGACCCAACGCCGGTACACAGTACGAGCAGTTGATCCAGAAGCTGATGGAAACCGATGGCGATCCGA ACTGTGTGCTCTGGAGGCATCCGATACTGCTGCACACGAAGGACAACATTACTTCGCCCCTAACCTCACTCCATTCCGAAACGCTCCAAGCGGAAGCGATCAAACTGTTTAAG AGCTGCCAACTGTTCCTTTCCGTAGCGGTTAATCAACCCGGTATCGACTATCACGTGGTGCTCGCCCAGAACGCCCTCCAGCAGTGCCTGGACATGCCCGAGCTTCAGTCGGAGCTGATCTGCGCACTGATCAAGCAAACGTCGCGCCATACCGGACAGAAGCTGGGTGTGGGTGTCCAGGTAAACAAGAAACTGGCCAAACCCGCTCGT GCCCCAACCGTTCCGCCGATCGATTGCAAATCGAATCCTCCGACCTACACCTTCATACAGGGCTGGCAACTATTGGCTCTGGCGGTGTCACTGTTTGTTCCGAAAAACAGTCG CTTATTGTGGTACTTGAAGTTACACCTGTCGCGCAACGCGGACTCCAAAACGGAATGTGGCAAGTATGCGGCCTATTGCGAACGGGCCCTCGAGCGCACGATGCAAAATGGGGGCCGTGAGACGAAGCCTTCCCGCATGGAGGTGCTCTCGATATTGCTGAAAAATCCATACCATCACTCGCTGCCCCATGCCATACCGGTGCACATGATGAACGCGACGTACCAGGTGGTATCCTTCGATGGTTCCACCACCATTGAGGAGTTTCACTGTACGCTGGCACAGGAAATCGGTTGTCGGGATTCTACGAACGGGTTCACACTGTTCAGTGACGATCCGATTGAAAAGGATCTGGAACACTATCTCGATCCGCAAGCTAAG CTCTGTGACGTTATCTCCAAATGGGAAACTGCTCTGCGAGAGAAGGGTTCGGGCAAGTTCGAGAACTCCCGCGTTATTCAGCTGACATACAAGAATCGGCTTTATTGGAAGCATGCGGCTAAGCTGGAGACGGAAAAGGAACGTCTGCTGCTCTGCTACCAAGTGAACCTTCAAG TGGTACAAGGACGATTTCCGTTGTCACGTGATCTAGCACTGGAACTGGCCTCGCTAATGGCCCAAATCGATATGGGAGACTACTCGTCGGACAAATCGAAAACCAACTCGCTGCAGGCGCTCGATAAATTCTATCCCTACCGCTACCGGGATGCGCTCAACCAGGACGGTCTGAAGGAGCTACAGGATTTGCTGTCTGCCAAGTGGGCACTACTGCGCGGTCGTTCCATACTCGATTGCGTGCGCATCTATTTGACGTGCGCACGCAAGTGGCCCTTCTTCGGGGCGGCACTATTCCAAGCCAAACCACGCCACTCGGATCAAGCGATGGCTTGGTTGGCTGTTTCGGAGGATGCACTCAGCGTGCTGGAGCTATCGTCGATGGCCACCATCGCCCGATATCCGTACAGTTCGGTCATGACGTTCGGCGGGTGTCAGGATGATTTCATGCTGGTGGTCAGTGCGGAGGATACACTGCAATCGGTCAACAACGAACAGAAGCTTCTGTTTGCGATGAGTAAACCGAAGATACTGGAGATTACGCTCCTGATTGCGGACTACATGAACGCCCTGGGACATACGCTTCCCGGCACACCGCAAATGAACACACTCACCCGCAACGGAAGTCATCGAAGCATACG ATCCCGCGCACTGCCCGGTTCGCTGACGGGAACGCCCGCTCACAACACGCTAAACTCCCACGCTACCCACGCCAACAACACGCTAACCTCCCACTCGCACACCCTCAACTCCCACGTCAGCCATACGCTCAGCTCCCACGGTCAGCCGGACATCCTGAAAAGCACACCAGATCACCAGCGTCTCAAGTGA